In Ostrinia nubilalis chromosome 6, ilOstNubi1.1, whole genome shotgun sequence, the genomic window CCCTGGGTCGACACTACCTTTTAAACGCACAACTATAAGCGAGTCATAACTACACGCgcgtcgttcgttcgtttcagccaaatgacgtccactgctgcctCCCCCAATCTACACCTAAGTGTTACTTAAGCTAAGAACTTTTGTATGGCCACATAGTGACAcacattttatgtttttattccAGTGTAAACCTCCAGCAGTTGTCCGAAGCCCCGTACATATTAGAGTGGGCTTTGGAACACATCGACGACTCCGTGGTCAAGCTCACGTGGCATAGCTTCATGAAAACCGTCGCAGTAGAAGAACTCAATCCGTCCAGGTAAATAGAAGCATGTGGTCAATGTGTTAAGGTTTAATTTAGTGTGAACCTCAAGAAGGTCGTGCCTGAATAAGTTATGTTTTaggcccctcgcccacggcgactttttgtagcgattctgTTTCGTGTTCGCATCGATACCTACAGTCGCAATGCGGTCGCTAGCTGTGTGCCCTCGCGCACTTAAACGCGCTTCTGTCGCAATGCAAACGCAATACTGTCGCGATGCAAACGCGATTCAGTAACCCTCCCTCCGTTCTCTCTCCGATGTCGTCCGACACGGTCGCGcgtttgcatcgatacagtcgcgctgctgtagcgcatTGTGGCATcgcttctacagggtgttaggtaaatgggtatatgagccgaaactagcccatgttaacatgggcatataaatggtatggtgaatttgatatcattttttttttaattttcatacaaaataaattttataaaatccgatttgtatgaaaattaaaataattaaaatgaagatattaattttctgacttcaccataccatttatatgcccatgttaacatgggctagtgtcggctcatatacccatttacctaacaccctgtatagtgcgttgcaatgcgactaacgcgcgttagtagcgtcGCTCGTTTCCGAAACGTGTATCACTACAACAAGtcaccgtgggcgagggcccttaatCTCTTTTTCAATCTCAAATActgattgtatttatttatattattgttGCCCATTTCAGTGGTAAAAAGCCTTGGTTGGTGTACTTCCATTCCCCGCGTTGCTACCGGTGCTACGAGATGTATGCAGACTTCGCTATAACTGGCATTGtaagaaattatattttaaactatCTCAGTTGGTACGGAATCCTACTttccaactaatattattaatgcgaaagaaattctgtctgtctgttattTATGCTTTCACGCCTAACATAGGACAGTTtttgtcccggtttttgaaacaaggacgcgcgcgaatagtttttctgtgacactaaatttcaaacatacgaagccgcgggcaacaaCTAGTTACTGATCAAAGTTGTTCGTCGCATTATGGGCGCAATGGATTTAGTATAAACTAGCGATCCGCCCCTGCTTTGCATAGGTACAAtgttattatacttaaaaaaaagcttcttcttgaatcactctaataaaaaaaaccgcatcaaaatccgttgcgtagttttaaagatctaagcatacatagggattAGGGACAGACATACagaaaagcgactttgttttataactagcggcagcccgcgacttcgtacgcgtggatcccgttttaccctcttaggggtggagtttcgtaaaatcctttcttagcggatgcctacgtcataacatctacctgcatgccaaatttcagcctgatccgtccagtggtttgggctgtgtgttgatagatcactatgtcagtcagtcagtcacctttgcgttatacatacatatatttaGATATGTAGCGATGACGAATTATGACGCTTCTTAAATAAGCTTATTGTTCTCAGTTCCTCCAAAAAGCGGTCAACGCGGGCAAAGTGAACTGCGTCAACGAGCGCGGGCTCTGTCAGAACGAACAGATATCGAGCTACCCGTCACTACGGCTCTACCTCAACAGGAACCATAGACAATCCTTCACCAGCGTGGTCACCATACAAGTCAGAGACCACGAACTAATGATACAGGACATCAGAAGACACTTGATAAAGTACGACGAGAATTTATTAGACGCTGTAGATAATATTGTAAGGAGTCAAGGGATCCATGCGAAGCATGATGAGTTTTAgccaaattaataatttatatttaaaattaatattagcaATAAATCCAGTGATAAGTAGGAATTGAATTGCAATATTAATAGAATCGTTTGTGATAATGTGCCAGTTAGACACTTGGGTGGTAACATCACTTTCTATTACCACAAATTCTCAATATTGATCtgtctaatatttaaaaaatatacaccactacatttttatcaccgaaaaaaaaaattctgggtaatgagttattgatactgatcctatttatgcaaaaaaaaagttaaataaagctactcaaaatttcatcccaaaattggtaatatttggacacacgcgtcgctagcactatttacgctcaacgcaaggccgcccgttactatggagagagatgcgacgttgccggccCGACGCTTCCTAAAGGCGGCGGTGCACGTTTGTTGTGCGGCCATTATCGGGCGGGTGCCcgcggccccgcgccgccctctcgctcgCCCGGCCGCCGGCCGCGGTCGGTCAGTTGCACGCGCGCGAGCTCTTGATCGGTCGTGAACtgtcttgttaacattgtatcaatcaagtcaatagtgtcgtgcaattattacgttgtcttaccaattcacctcacgtgaatacgtgttaatgatgcgtgcattattattcttggccggagaaattgtgtagtgcagttttgcgactgtaccgggacagccacacttcagcacgatgcagggtgcttatcaaagcattgaattttgccggtcctaaggccgatcctaagcccgggtaagtatgaagggaaagttgaattatttttattattttatctaagcgcctactaaaaccaccatctaaaactgttcgcaccactcagctgttatggcggatcttaaattcacgaactacgaacgacgcgcgatctcaattggagttacacagtaggtattattattaactagtgttaaaaactagagatgaaacggatagttgtttggccggataccggataccggatatccggccagctgctaggccggatagccggatatccggcggccggatagttgacccattgtctcgttgcatgtcgtgacgagtttagcgccgcataGGTGCTttgaacgcgatcagtgggtctattagtagaatagactagtcacacttttcaaaaatcgaatccgtccgaatagaatgtcacatTTTactacttgtctagggggcagatcaatttaGGTGATTTCGGTTGCTCCtagtgagtgtgtgattgaacagcgaaaattaaattagtttacttgctgtgtaatctgactgaactgcatgcatcataTTGTcaccagaccatcagtgaaaaaaagatcgcctttttatttggcaatatttcgacattaacagatgttTACTATTTATACATATATTGGTCATTAGAGTGATTAGCCcagaaaaaaagttttttttttgaaaggcctgaatatggcttttttgtaactttttggactttaaataaaagcagtcattattataagccattttatcgatatttacgtcaaagattaatgtatttcattttattaataggaaaatgtcgtagttttttaatatccggttatccggtatccggccggatagtgagttactatccggtatccggccggatagtaaatttaggccggatatccggcctaccggatagttaccggatatccgtttcatctctattaaaaactcacagaaatacaacgtgacgtattacgtaattactaaattactgttttcgtcctttgccctgcgttcaattacaattctaattacctacttgaaatgttgcaataaaaatagcctaagataggtatagcctgaccaggaacataaaaaccctggcatagaggcgcctcaattgcatttgatagtgcaacactgggtacagtcgtacctgtgttaaattaataggctaactttatgtatcaggattcaggattacgggctaatttgatattttcataaattaacgaaaaaatattattataggtaacctggtttaaataaattaaataaaaccatcaatcgagctagtaggatttattttattattcatcaataatcaaattcagaacttgaatattcaactacaatgtctgctcatgaacgcatcaaactcggtacttctttcccaatttcataaaattcaacacttagaaagtgacaaaaaactttaaaataggtagttgaaacaaaccacagctaattttcatagtggactgtactatacgataaacatgtcagtcaatttgacaacctttgttggaaacattattcagtgaaaatattgtccgaacccttagtatttctcttcgacaaatactttaacacattgtgaaccacttttctttcacgactttaaaaagattttagcaatttaattcacaaaatcaattgcacacattaaaataaagtttgtttacactttgacagcaatagactgacatgcaaagTGACAactcaatgaagttttcagttactgttgccattaaaagaaattagtaccattagttttccgcaacatggcgagggtttttatgttcctggtcgggctatagctaagtaatacattattattattctgtgatgataacactgaaagccgctgttttggcagatctttgaattacatatttcttttaaagtcgtagtagcctcgtaacgacacattggtgtgtattcgtaacgtattcacagtaggtaggtatttcattgtattattaacttacaattagtgttaacagtcagaataccacgtaaagaagtacgtaagtgtaatgaaacacttattagaactcaaaattacttgaaatgttgcattataatggtctaaattagtaataataagactggaagcgtggtcaaggcgtgagcgagacagacagatcaatgtgcgagcgcgtacgactactctactgaatgaacgagcagcggagtggcccagctgtgacgcgtaaaatagggactaaagaaaatttaataaaaaaattaactttataaaaatttcaattttttttttaccatgtaattttcacacatttctgcataacctgttaaaatttttccggtgataaaaaaatagtggTGTATACTCGCTAACTTATCGGTTCCTACTAATTTAATATATGTAAGAAACACTAATATGGCTAAAAAAAACAGAATCTCGCTAGTCACAGTTGTGTGATTATACAACAGTCGATATCCATATAATATGGATATCAACTATTGCTATTCCTCGAACTGTTGAAATGAAGACGAATCTCAATTTTCAATCATGTTTAAAAAACTGATATTAGAAGCCGATATAAAAAGGTCGGAAGTATGGTAACCCTCACCTGCATTTATCAACTAAAACCAAGCCACAAAAATCGTCTCACACATGGTTTAAGTACCCTATGTAtttattatgttgcattttgtgatattttaagtTAGTTTAAGTCTAATAGGTGTACCTAATAGGATAATTGGATTTTTTTGTACAATTGGTATTGAAAATACagcagtttttatcccggtttttgaaaagaTTGACGCCCGTGTTTGTGTTTTCCGAGACAATCCGCtattcacgcgggcgaagccgcgggcaaaagctagtagccATATAAAATAGTATTGACAGCTTTTGTgaaaatagagaaaaatattgTTCCTTGCAATAAGTTTATCactgtactagcggccgcccgcgacttcgtacgcgtggatcccgttttacccccttcatctatcttacgcggtttagattttttcatacaaatgtttttttccgctaactcccattcccgtgggaattttgcaatatcctgttgtaactaagcttcaagtttactaaggtagctgcatgccaaatttctagcgtctaacttaagcggtttagatttttcatacaaatgttttttcccgctaactcccgttcccgtgagaattttgcaatatcctgttgtaactaagctttaagtttactaaggtacctgcatgccgaatttcaagcatctaacttaagcggttcagatttttcatacaaaacgattttcccgctaattcccattcccgtgggaattcctaagtatcctataacctgcccaggagtatgaagaataattgtaccaagtttcgttaaaatccgtcgagtagtttttgtttctataaggaacatacagacagacagacaaaaattttactgattgcatttttggcatcagtatcgatcactaatcaccccctgatagttattttgaaaatatatttaatgtacggaattgacctctctacagatttattataagtatagataatagtGTGCTAGTTACAAAGGCTATTAATGTATTGatactaatatatttttttacaacatcattacattttttatttttctagcaaTCTCAAAATAAAACCAATAAAATATCTTTGCATAATTTTTATTAAGGCTCAATTATTAGAATCTTTTCCAAACACAGCGGCTAgacattgtttttattgaataacAGGCATTTTCACCAACAGCATCTGAAAGTAGAGAAAAACATGTTattgcaaaaatattattttttagctGAACACCCACCGTGTTCAGGTAATTAaaggaaaatataaataaataacaaattgtcACGCCTGAGCCACACACATCACATCGCGATGACATTCGGGCGATATCTTGCGACTATGCGAATCTATTATCGCGATCTGTCTGGTCTAGAGGACAGAATGTATTTGGAATGATTTTGCAATGAAACAATGTACTTACATCATCATTCCTATTCAGCTTTGCATCAATAATGTCCTGGTCAACACTGCAGGGTAAGAAGAAGTCAACTATCTCAAACATGCCCTTTGAGTCTAGAACCAGGCGATCTTCACCAACTTCTAAATTGAGATCCTTAAGTTCaacctaaaaataaaacttgaatttTAAAGACATAATTTACATATGCCACATATTAAATACCTATCAATTATCATAAAAACAAAGCCAAGGCAAAGGTCAAAATCATATTTTATGTTGAGTTGCATCTCTTAAGTTGAAACctgaaacttgaaaaaaaaaatgtgttgccTTTCCCTTCAAACCCTAAAACCTCAATAGCTTGAAATCTGACCCCTCTAAGTTTAAATAATTAGTGTTTTCATGCACATCTCTAGCACTGCACCAATCTATTATTGTCCTTAGAAGATTATAGAATAAACATCTTTGAACTTACAGAGGCAGGTATTTTAAATTCAGCTAGTAAGTATTCTATTTCCCCAGTAGGGGGTTCTCTTCTCAGTCTATAAATAAGCTCTCTCCTTTTGGTAGATATTTTGGAAGCATCAATTTCCTCAATGAGGGGGGACTTAATCTTCTCCTCGCACTGTTGGATATCTCTCATCTGAATGTTGTGAGACTGCAGAGTACCAATCGACTTTCTATTTTTCAGGACTGTGAATTTTAGCATATCTAACTCGAACTGGTATTTATCCTGCAAACCTTCAAAGACTATGGTGAGAAAGAAGGTCCGCCACAATTCATCTTTCTCTGTTTTCTTATAAAATTCAGGGTTAATGGCTATATCATATACTGTTGCTGGTGCCCCAGACTTATCTTGCTCAGTTC contains:
- the LOC135072895 gene encoding PIH1 domain-containing protein 1-like: MTKKSISLEIDPSIMEKNMRIVRDNPMEEEFNKLLATVDPLPYKTVKPTPGYCVKTFSKPDNKKVFVNICTADSIPSPRDISNDELMRILNSEDPSSYRVPMSIGEGRTEQDKSGAPATVYDIAINPEFYKKTEKDELWRTFFLTIVFEGLQDKYQFELDMLKFTVLKNRKSIGTLQSHNIQMRDIQQCEEKIKSPLIEEIDASKISTKRRELIYRLRREPPTGEIEYLLAEFKIPASVELKDLNLEVGEDRLVLDSKGMFEIVDFFLPCSVDQDIIDAKLNRNDDMLLVKMPVIQ